One part of the Tunicatimonas pelagia genome encodes these proteins:
- a CDS encoding type II toxin-antitoxin system RelE/ParE family toxin, which yields MKVSFREEYWEKLYTSAPIGKPKFSQDIVKRYRRVIRTVSQVENTNMLRQFKGLRFEALAGNLKGYHSLRVNKQYRIIVTVLEREIQLDRVMEEEVISEEMNKHYQ from the coding sequence ATGAAGGTTTCGTTTCGCGAAGAGTACTGGGAAAAGCTTTATACTAGCGCACCTATCGGTAAACCTAAGTTTTCTCAAGATATTGTAAAGAGATATCGCCGGGTCATTAGAACAGTATCGCAAGTAGAAAATACAAATATGCTTCGGCAGTTCAAAGGGTTACGGTTTGAAGCATTGGCTGGAAATTTGAAAGGTTACCATTCACTAAGAGTCAATAAACAATACCGAATCATTGTAACTGTGTTGGAAAGAGAAATACAACTTGACCGAGTCATGGAGGAAGAGGTTATAAGCGAAGAAATGAACAAACACTATCAGTGA